One stretch of Corynebacterium imitans DNA includes these proteins:
- a CDS encoding serine/threonine protein kinase encodes MTEPTKHPDAEPATEAVAFDPFADDEPGTEAVPFDPFADEDSDGTDFSELGEMAGLLKDLDDLRRGSVKEDTSSRSRRRALDTFRELRGTRRENRMVADGMVELPWVEPTQPRTALKDPRPAEVEKGIPAPTLHPGDIVAGQYEILGVIAHGGLGWIYLAEDHNVSERVVVLKGLHSQENPDEAAAAAAEREFLADITHPGIVKIFNFIDDPRVPSGFIVMEYVGGPSLRAQRNAQPDHKLPPDVAIGYILEILPALDYLHSRGVVYNDLKPDNIIVTEDQVKLIDLGAVSGIGAFGYIYGTRGFQAPEVGTEGPTIHSDIYTIGRTLAALVIDLPQKDGVYEHGIPTPTQEPLFRRYISLYRVIARCCDPVASERYNSVQELQAQLLGVLREILAIRDGRTFPAQQSQFSPQRTTFGTKHLVFRTDQLIDGITRTVEITPQEVVSALPTPLINRDDVGAGMLQGSSYSEPQETLETLRQAMQSDQYQQSLEIPFGVVRSMLDLGLTEQAQTWLASMHQRLDGNWRFYWYFGVVNTLLGDFHEAQRDFARVLSFLPGESAPKLAIAAVDELLLQQAGLHEEELLDDALSRASAGLRTKLDDIDNAVFEDLHDRGLMTEDWGLVTNDPAMLRFHSMRLYSLVWVTNPTTVSSAFGLARQLMNEGEVELAIAALDKVPNSSRHYRMAQLTSILCLVSGDLTESRIRRAARRLDQIPNTEPRFLQIKVFVLRAALTYLRANGMQRADSTMPLFEYTFSLRGLRRGLAITLREQARVAPYAQHRFALVDMANKVRPATWF; translated from the coding sequence GTGACAGAACCCACCAAGCACCCGGACGCCGAACCCGCCACCGAGGCCGTCGCCTTCGACCCGTTCGCGGACGACGAGCCCGGCACCGAAGCGGTCCCCTTCGACCCCTTTGCGGACGAAGATTCAGACGGTACAGACTTCTCCGAGCTCGGCGAGATGGCGGGCTTGCTCAAAGACCTCGACGACCTGCGCCGCGGCTCCGTCAAGGAAGACACCTCCTCGCGCTCCCGCAGGCGGGCCCTGGATACCTTCCGCGAGCTGCGCGGCACCCGGCGCGAAAACCGGATGGTCGCCGACGGCATGGTGGAACTGCCCTGGGTGGAGCCCACCCAGCCCCGCACCGCGCTGAAAGATCCCCGCCCCGCGGAGGTGGAGAAAGGCATCCCGGCGCCCACGCTGCACCCGGGAGACATCGTCGCCGGCCAGTACGAGATCCTCGGCGTGATCGCCCACGGCGGGCTCGGCTGGATCTACCTCGCGGAAGACCACAACGTCTCCGAGCGCGTCGTCGTGCTCAAAGGCCTGCACTCGCAGGAAAACCCGGACGAGGCCGCGGCCGCCGCCGCGGAGCGCGAATTCCTGGCGGACATTACGCACCCCGGCATCGTGAAGATTTTCAACTTCATCGACGACCCCCGTGTACCCAGCGGATTCATTGTGATGGAGTACGTGGGCGGACCGTCGCTAAGAGCCCAGCGCAACGCCCAGCCAGACCACAAGCTGCCGCCGGACGTGGCGATCGGCTACATCCTGGAAATCCTGCCCGCGCTCGACTACCTGCACTCACGCGGCGTGGTCTACAACGACCTCAAGCCCGACAACATCATTGTCACCGAAGACCAGGTCAAACTCATCGACCTGGGCGCGGTCTCCGGCATCGGCGCCTTCGGCTACATCTACGGCACCCGCGGCTTCCAAGCGCCCGAGGTGGGCACCGAAGGCCCCACGATCCACTCGGATATCTACACCATCGGCCGCACGCTCGCCGCGCTTGTGATCGACCTGCCGCAAAAGGACGGCGTGTACGAGCACGGCATCCCTACCCCCACCCAGGAGCCGCTGTTCCGCCGCTACATCTCGCTCTACCGCGTCATCGCGCGCTGCTGCGACCCCGTAGCGTCCGAGCGCTACAACTCAGTGCAGGAACTACAGGCGCAGCTGCTCGGCGTGCTGCGCGAGATCCTCGCAATCCGCGACGGCCGCACCTTCCCCGCCCAGCAGTCCCAATTCTCCCCGCAGCGCACGACCTTCGGCACGAAACACCTGGTCTTCCGCACCGATCAGCTTATCGACGGCATCACGCGCACCGTCGAAATCACCCCGCAGGAAGTCGTCTCAGCGCTGCCCACCCCGCTGATCAACCGCGACGACGTCGGCGCCGGCATGCTCCAAGGCTCCTCCTACTCCGAACCGCAGGAAACGCTGGAGACGCTGCGCCAAGCCATGCAGTCCGACCAATACCAACAGTCGCTGGAAATCCCCTTCGGCGTGGTGCGCTCCATGCTCGACCTCGGACTCACCGAGCAAGCGCAAACCTGGCTCGCCAGCATGCACCAACGCCTCGACGGCAACTGGCGCTTCTACTGGTACTTCGGCGTGGTCAACACCCTGCTCGGCGACTTCCACGAAGCCCAACGCGACTTCGCCCGCGTCCTAAGCTTCCTCCCCGGCGAGTCCGCCCCCAAGCTCGCCATCGCCGCCGTCGATGAGCTGCTCCTCCAGCAAGCCGGCCTTCACGAGGAGGAGCTGCTTGACGACGCCCTTTCACGCGCCTCCGCCGGACTCCGCACCAAACTCGACGACATCGACAACGCGGTTTTCGAAGACCTCCACGACCGCGGCCTCATGACCGAAGACTGGGGCCTGGTCACCAACGACCCGGCCATGCTGCGCTTCCACTCCATGCGCCTGTACTCCCTGGTCTGGGTGACCAACCCCACCACCGTCTCCTCCGCCTTCGGACTCGCGCGCCAACTGATGAACGAAGGCGAAGTCGAACTCGCCATCGCCGCCTTAGACAAAGTCCCCAACTCCTCGCGCCACTACCGGATGGCCCAGCTCACTTCCATTCTCTGCCTCGTCTCCGGTGACCTCACCGAATCCCGCATCCGGCGCGCCGCCCGCCGCCTCGACCAGATCCCCAACACCGAGCCCCGCTTCCTCCAGATCAAGGTGTTCGTCCTGCGCGCCGCCCTGACCTACCTGCGCGCCAACGGCATGCAGCGCGCCGACTCCACCATGCCGCTGTTCGAATACACCTTCAGCCTCCGCGGACTCCGCCGCGGCCTCGCCATCACGCTGCGGGAACAGGCGCGCGTCGCCCCCTATGCGCAGCACCGCTTCGCGCTCGTTGACATGGCGAACAAGGTGCGGCCCGCGACGTGGTTCTGA
- a CDS encoding endonuclease domain-containing protein, producing MNVPATDSYTFTSSAGDTIRTTTSARTAVDVARLHGVRHGVVAMDSLFYQAKPYEHERIRAELEDAVTRLTGKRGIAHARKALTWCSTKSQSPYESLLRVVLRQRGIAVEEQMWIGRYARPDLLWGQLVIEVDGDAKFAGNGQAAALEQLARENWIRMQHYDVIRVTPRELLRNEERVVREILDLKEHSSLLDAPLTPATHSRPISGEDWRRQAG from the coding sequence ATGAACGTCCCTGCCACTGACTCCTACACGTTCACCTCAAGCGCAGGCGACACCATCCGCACGACGACGTCGGCGCGCACGGCCGTCGACGTCGCGCGCCTGCACGGGGTCCGTCACGGCGTCGTCGCGATGGATTCGCTGTTCTACCAGGCGAAGCCCTACGAGCACGAACGCATCCGCGCCGAGCTCGAAGACGCAGTCACCAGGCTCACGGGCAAGCGCGGCATCGCCCACGCCCGCAAGGCGCTGACCTGGTGTTCGACGAAATCCCAATCGCCGTACGAGTCGCTGTTGCGCGTGGTGCTGCGCCAGCGCGGCATCGCAGTGGAGGAGCAGATGTGGATCGGCCGGTACGCGCGCCCGGATCTGCTGTGGGGCCAGCTGGTCATCGAGGTCGACGGAGACGCGAAGTTCGCCGGCAACGGGCAGGCGGCCGCGCTCGAGCAGTTGGCGCGCGAGAACTGGATCCGCATGCAGCACTACGACGTCATCCGCGTCACGCCGCGCGAGCTGTTGCGCAATGAGGAGCGTGTGGTGCGCGAGATCCTCGATCTGAAGGAGCACTCTTCGCTTCTCGACGCCCCACTCACCCCCGCCACGCACTCCCGCCCGATTTCCGGCGAGGACTGGCGCCGCCAAGCGGGTTAG
- a CDS encoding type II toxin-antitoxin system HicB family antitoxin, whose protein sequence is MDIDKYTFQVSWSETDQEYVATVAEFPSLSWLDPDRRKAEAGLIDLVAEVVADMQSAGEPIPEPLGVREYSGKFNVRTSPSLHRRLAIAAKTEGISLNALINQKLAAL, encoded by the coding sequence ATGGACATCGACAAATACACATTCCAGGTGAGCTGGTCAGAAACTGATCAGGAGTATGTGGCGACCGTCGCGGAGTTCCCCTCGCTGTCTTGGCTGGACCCGGACCGCCGCAAGGCCGAAGCGGGACTTATAGACCTGGTTGCGGAAGTGGTTGCGGATATGCAGTCTGCAGGCGAACCTATCCCGGAGCCCCTTGGGGTCCGCGAGTACTCGGGTAAGTTCAACGTACGCACTTCACCGTCGCTGCACCGCCGCTTGGCCATCGCGGCGAAAACGGAGGGGATTTCGCTTAACGCGCTGATCAATCAAAAACTCGCGGCACTCTAA
- a CDS encoding Rib/alpha-like domain-containing protein, with product MGNTLRRTTVRRGVTLAACALGASLVVVGVEPIAAPHTLPAAEAAPSRFSRSDAERTNITWDTLRPSFGGAASAEPEVRGSGILGALGVVGTPQTWSLSEEFAAPEGWDVTLSEDGSLEVTPPHPFTAEMVDEFDVPVHVDFADGSVGEYSAHVQLADEPYLIAPGDKTYWSGRLILPLYLRAVNVPSGAKLEIDGLPDGLWTTVQAPGVKRSVYYYVNGRPQGTGQYPVTLRVVDRDGNPLVNGAGPLESRFTITFRDPAGLETQEAELAEKPDAPLSPGEDVRIPLELDNAASVEVDGLPEGLDFNGEERVIEGTPAESGTSHVSVDVITEDGERYVDNFDLVVEGEEPEPEPEKPVEPVDPEDPEELDQFGWDELEVAAGAEDAFDPTRAELGVTVYATDGVPDWVTVFRGGQVYVQPSIDTAPGLYEVPVATSNGEHDVIRIRVVEAAEDAQRFTPTYTVAYVRAGGKATSAPPRATFTVNNSAFNNQPLPEGTRFEVQGEDVSVDENGAVTYAAPLDAPVGKPKLVDVDVLYPDGSSERTVAHFEVLKARAAQLYAPAYAQKQASAGETVTVRQTNADVPADTDFSLAQDAALRGWEVRVDRESGEVEATAPEDLAPLEVTVIATYADGSEAETPLVIGVREQASMAQETDLHYDAAYADAQGNITIKPSGTVPEGVAFTASGSVPMSLDVNESTGEITARLPEDAAPDTSYTVGVRAEFPDGSETSLDAVLTTDSLARHAEITWEPFVLPTGEVAVTAQAQGVPEGTRFALASTFAGLAWPASVDESTGELTVSAPAGAKPGDSSNVQVKATFSDGSWRLLSTQATVVAAMSGAVPTDFGAAQVRPSQSATITPEFKATAFSLVEAVPGLRMRIDEATGALTVEATDGAEPGVRNVKVRVTFADSTEAVTNATVTVLPSASKGGSAGAAAQVTDATITARILAFVLGVLAATGGIGFGLYQNREFFRTFLAFPLR from the coding sequence ATGGGCAACACATTAAGGCGCACCACCGTACGCCGGGGGGTCACGCTCGCGGCATGCGCCCTCGGAGCCTCGCTCGTTGTTGTCGGCGTGGAGCCGATCGCGGCCCCGCACACGCTGCCTGCGGCCGAGGCCGCGCCCTCGCGTTTTTCACGCTCGGACGCCGAGCGCACGAATATCACCTGGGACACGCTGCGCCCCTCCTTCGGCGGTGCTGCCTCCGCGGAGCCGGAGGTGCGCGGATCGGGAATTCTCGGTGCGCTTGGTGTGGTCGGTACCCCGCAGACGTGGTCGTTGAGCGAAGAATTCGCTGCCCCGGAGGGGTGGGATGTCACACTGAGCGAGGACGGCAGCCTGGAGGTGACCCCGCCGCACCCCTTCACCGCGGAGATGGTCGACGAGTTCGACGTGCCGGTGCACGTGGACTTTGCCGACGGCTCGGTCGGTGAATACTCCGCGCACGTCCAGCTCGCCGACGAGCCGTACCTGATCGCGCCGGGGGACAAAACCTACTGGTCCGGCAGGCTCATCCTGCCGCTCTACCTGCGTGCCGTGAACGTGCCCTCCGGCGCGAAGCTGGAAATCGACGGCCTGCCGGACGGGCTCTGGACCACCGTGCAGGCACCCGGCGTGAAGCGCAGCGTGTACTACTACGTCAACGGCCGCCCACAGGGGACAGGCCAGTATCCGGTCACGCTGCGCGTGGTGGATCGGGACGGCAACCCCCTGGTCAACGGGGCTGGCCCTCTGGAGAGCCGCTTCACCATCACCTTCCGTGACCCGGCTGGCCTGGAGACTCAGGAGGCGGAGCTGGCCGAGAAACCGGACGCGCCGCTTTCCCCGGGGGAAGATGTGCGGATCCCGCTGGAGCTGGACAACGCGGCCTCGGTGGAGGTCGACGGGCTGCCGGAAGGCCTGGACTTCAACGGCGAGGAGCGCGTGATCGAAGGCACGCCCGCGGAGTCTGGCACCTCGCACGTCAGCGTCGATGTGATTACAGAAGACGGCGAGCGCTACGTGGACAACTTCGACCTGGTGGTTGAAGGGGAGGAACCGGAGCCTGAGCCGGAGAAACCGGTCGAGCCTGTTGATCCCGAGGACCCGGAAGAGCTGGACCAGTTCGGCTGGGATGAACTGGAAGTCGCTGCCGGTGCGGAGGACGCCTTCGATCCGACGCGCGCGGAGCTGGGGGTGACCGTTTATGCCACCGATGGTGTGCCCGACTGGGTGACGGTGTTTCGTGGCGGCCAGGTGTACGTGCAGCCGTCGATAGATACTGCCCCCGGGCTGTACGAGGTGCCGGTGGCGACCTCGAACGGCGAGCACGACGTGATCCGCATCCGCGTGGTCGAAGCAGCCGAAGACGCGCAGCGCTTCACTCCCACCTACACGGTCGCCTACGTCCGCGCGGGTGGAAAGGCCACGTCAGCGCCGCCGCGTGCCACTTTCACGGTGAACAACTCCGCCTTCAACAACCAGCCGTTGCCCGAGGGCACGCGCTTCGAGGTCCAGGGCGAGGACGTGAGCGTGGACGAAAACGGCGCGGTCACCTACGCCGCGCCGCTGGACGCGCCGGTGGGTAAGCCGAAGTTGGTGGACGTGGACGTGCTGTACCCGGACGGGTCGAGCGAGCGTACCGTCGCCCACTTTGAGGTGCTCAAGGCGCGCGCCGCGCAGCTGTATGCGCCGGCGTACGCACAGAAACAAGCGAGCGCAGGAGAGACCGTCACCGTGCGGCAGACCAACGCGGACGTGCCTGCGGACACGGACTTCAGCCTGGCACAGGACGCGGCGCTGCGGGGCTGGGAGGTGCGCGTGGATCGCGAAAGCGGCGAGGTTGAAGCTACCGCGCCGGAGGACCTCGCGCCGCTGGAGGTCACGGTGATCGCCACCTACGCGGACGGCTCGGAGGCGGAAACGCCGCTGGTCATCGGCGTGCGGGAGCAGGCGTCGATGGCGCAGGAAACCGACCTGCACTACGACGCCGCCTACGCGGACGCCCAGGGCAACATCACGATCAAGCCCAGCGGCACAGTGCCTGAGGGCGTGGCGTTCACAGCTTCCGGTTCCGTGCCGATGTCGCTGGACGTCAACGAGTCCACCGGCGAGATCACCGCGCGCCTGCCCGAGGACGCCGCCCCTGATACCTCCTACACGGTCGGGGTGCGCGCCGAGTTCCCGGACGGGTCCGAGACCTCGCTGGACGCAGTGCTCACCACTGATTCGCTTGCCCGTCATGCGGAAATCACCTGGGAGCCGTTCGTGCTCCCCACGGGTGAGGTGGCGGTAACCGCGCAGGCGCAGGGCGTGCCGGAGGGCACCAGGTTCGCGCTTGCCTCCACGTTCGCGGGGCTGGCTTGGCCCGCGAGCGTCGACGAGTCCACCGGTGAGCTGACCGTGTCCGCGCCAGCCGGAGCCAAGCCGGGCGACAGCTCGAACGTGCAGGTGAAGGCCACGTTTAGCGACGGATCCTGGCGCCTACTGTCCACCCAGGCGACCGTCGTCGCGGCGATGTCGGGGGCCGTGCCCACCGACTTCGGTGCCGCGCAGGTGCGCCCGAGTCAGTCCGCCACGATCACGCCCGAATTCAAGGCCACCGCGTTTTCCCTGGTCGAGGCCGTGCCGGGGCTGCGCATGCGGATTGACGAGGCCACCGGCGCGCTGACCGTCGAGGCCACTGACGGTGCCGAGCCCGGCGTGCGCAACGTGAAGGTGCGCGTGACCTTCGCTGACTCCACCGAGGCGGTGACGAATGCGACGGTCACGGTGTTGCCGTCGGCAAGCAAGGGCGGCTCCGCTGGCGCTGCGGCGCAGGTGACGGATGCGACCATCACCGCCCGGATCCTCGCGTTTGTCCTTGGCGTGCTCGCCGCGACAGGCGGCATCGGTTTCGGCCTGTACCAGAACCGGGAGTTCTTCCGGACCTTCCTCGCCTTTCCACTGCGCTAA
- a CDS encoding acetate kinase, whose protein sequence is MAYALVINSGSSSIKFQIVDPESSASEDPFVSGLVEQIGEQQGRITVKHNGQKYVVQRSIPDHKVGLEESFGILETKGIGPTQLDISAVGHRVVHGGMVFSEPELILGPVVDMIRDLIPLAPLHNPANIDGIEVARELLPGIPHVAVFDTGFFRHLPPAAALYAINAEVAEKNQIRRYGFHGTSHEFVSSQVPGLIGRDPLHTRQIVLHLGNGASCSAVENGHAIDTSMGLTPLAGLVMGTRSGDIDPGIIFHLVRQGGMTIDEIDNLLNRQSGVKGLSGVNDFRELRAMIEEENGDAWLAYNVYINQLRRYIGSYMIALGRVDAITFTAGVGENDQQVRLDALDNMEMYGVKVDPERNAQPNDGPRIISTDDSTVKVLVVPTNEELAIAQKASRIAKQLA, encoded by the coding sequence ATGGCATACGCACTGGTTATTAACTCCGGTTCATCCTCCATCAAGTTCCAGATCGTCGATCCGGAATCCAGCGCTTCGGAAGACCCCTTCGTCTCCGGGCTGGTGGAGCAGATCGGTGAGCAGCAGGGACGCATTACCGTCAAGCACAACGGCCAGAAGTACGTGGTGCAGCGCTCCATCCCGGACCACAAGGTTGGGCTGGAGGAAAGCTTCGGCATCCTTGAAACCAAGGGGATCGGCCCCACCCAGCTGGACATCAGCGCGGTCGGGCACCGCGTGGTGCACGGCGGCATGGTCTTCTCCGAGCCGGAGCTGATCCTGGGCCCGGTGGTGGACATGATCCGCGACCTGATTCCGCTTGCTCCGCTGCACAACCCGGCCAACATCGATGGCATTGAGGTCGCCCGTGAGCTGCTGCCGGGCATCCCGCACGTGGCTGTGTTTGATACCGGCTTCTTCCGGCACCTGCCGCCGGCAGCCGCGCTCTATGCGATCAACGCGGAAGTGGCAGAAAAGAACCAGATCCGCCGCTACGGCTTCCACGGCACTTCGCACGAGTTTGTTTCCTCTCAGGTGCCGGGGCTTATCGGACGCGACCCGCTGCACACGCGCCAAATCGTGCTGCACCTGGGTAACGGTGCGTCCTGCTCTGCTGTGGAAAACGGGCATGCCATTGACACCTCGATGGGTCTGACCCCGCTGGCCGGTCTGGTCATGGGGACGCGCTCCGGCGATATTGATCCCGGCATCATCTTCCACCTGGTGCGACAGGGCGGGATGACTATTGATGAGATTGATAACCTGCTCAACCGCCAGTCCGGTGTGAAGGGGCTGTCGGGCGTGAACGATTTCCGCGAGCTGCGCGCGATGATCGAAGAGGAAAACGGTGACGCCTGGCTGGCCTACAACGTCTACATCAACCAGCTGCGCCGTTACATTGGCTCCTACATGATCGCTCTTGGTCGCGTCGACGCCATCACGTTCACCGCAGGCGTGGGCGAGAATGACCAGCAAGTTCGCCTTGACGCGCTGGACAACATGGAAATGTACGGGGTGAAGGTTGATCCGGAGCGCAACGCGCAGCCGAACGACGGCCCGCGCATCATCTCCACGGACGATTCCACAGTGAAGGTCCTCGTCGTGCCGACGAACGAGGAGCTGGCGATCGCGCAGAAGGCGAGCAGGATTGCCAAGCAGCTTGCTTAG
- the pta gene encoding phosphate acetyltransferase, with the protein MANSRSLLITAAKCTLDDVDIAALADALGVRAARVEGQTLAEAYGQELLAQGDALILGSGDYTFDAEVAAAYGVPVVLVTPTPENTGHEEEVFGQKGAVLAGVVKQGALDAAALQVEAEAEPVMSAEVFESWLIGRAKENQAHIVLPEGEDDRILKAAHQLLAKDVAKLTILGDVDDIARRAETQGLDLSKAQVIDHAKSELLEEFAAEFAELRKKKGITLEQARETMQDISYFATMMVHKGLADGMVSGAAHTTAHTIKPSFQIIKTAPGASVVSSIFLMVMRGRLWAFGDCAVNPNPTAEQLGEIAVVSAETASQFGIDPKVALLSYSTGASGAGPDVDRAVAALEAAKAANPELAVDGPLQFDAACDPGVGAKKAPDSPVAGQANVFIFPDLEAGNAGYKIAQRTGGALAVGPVLQGLNKPVNDLSRGATVPDIVNTVAITAIQAGAK; encoded by the coding sequence ATGGCGAATAGCCGCTCACTGCTCATCACCGCAGCCAAGTGCACACTCGATGACGTTGACATTGCAGCACTCGCAGACGCACTTGGTGTCCGCGCCGCTCGCGTCGAGGGCCAGACCCTGGCTGAGGCGTACGGCCAGGAGCTACTCGCGCAAGGCGACGCGCTCATCTTGGGCAGCGGCGACTACACCTTCGACGCGGAAGTCGCCGCAGCATACGGCGTGCCTGTCGTGCTAGTGACCCCCACGCCGGAGAATACCGGGCACGAGGAGGAAGTGTTTGGGCAGAAAGGGGCGGTGCTCGCGGGCGTCGTGAAGCAAGGGGCCCTTGATGCGGCAGCGCTGCAGGTAGAGGCCGAAGCCGAGCCCGTCATGAGCGCAGAGGTATTTGAATCCTGGCTGATTGGGCGCGCGAAGGAGAACCAGGCGCACATCGTGCTGCCGGAGGGCGAGGACGATCGCATCCTTAAGGCGGCGCACCAGCTGCTGGCCAAGGACGTGGCCAAGCTGACCATCCTGGGCGACGTCGATGACATTGCTCGCCGCGCGGAGACACAGGGGCTGGACCTGTCCAAGGCGCAGGTGATTGACCACGCGAAGTCTGAGCTGCTGGAAGAGTTCGCCGCCGAGTTTGCGGAGCTGCGCAAGAAGAAGGGCATTACGCTTGAGCAGGCACGCGAGACCATGCAGGACATCTCCTACTTCGCCACCATGATGGTGCACAAGGGCCTGGCAGACGGCATGGTCTCCGGTGCGGCGCACACCACCGCGCACACGATTAAGCCGTCGTTCCAGATCATTAAGACGGCTCCGGGTGCGTCCGTGGTCTCCTCGATCTTCCTCATGGTCATGCGCGGCCGCCTCTGGGCCTTCGGCGACTGTGCCGTGAACCCGAATCCGACCGCTGAGCAGCTCGGCGAGATCGCCGTGGTCTCCGCGGAGACTGCCTCCCAGTTCGGCATCGACCCGAAGGTCGCACTGCTGTCCTACTCCACCGGTGCCTCCGGCGCGGGCCCGGACGTGGATCGTGCCGTCGCAGCGCTGGAGGCCGCGAAGGCCGCGAACCCGGAGCTGGCTGTCGACGGACCGCTGCAGTTCGACGCGGCGTGCGACCCCGGCGTGGGCGCGAAGAAAGCCCCGGACTCCCCGGTCGCGGGCCAGGCCAACGTCTTTATCTTCCCCGACCTGGAGGCCGGCAACGCTGGCTACAAGATCGCGCAGCGCACTGGTGGCGCGCTCGCCGTTGGTCCGGTGCTGCAGGGGCTGAACAAGCCCGTCAATGACCTGTCTCGTGGCGCGACTGTGCCGGACATTGTCAATACCGTCGCAATCACCGCTATTCAGGCAGGAGCAAAGTAA
- a CDS encoding ATP-grasp domain-containing protein, which yields MTTAKRSKVLILGTSEVEEELATSFRRLGYEVQVGTFAQGAPGAMTPDITVAGEGTDLAKLRELVETTGCELFPTVEACRMTRNREGVRRTAAEELGLPTMAYQFADSLEALETCAEEVGYPLVVKPGRSTAGEGQSVVREPKELRAAWTKAHAASESESGETEPVAVEQYIDFDYEVTILTARSIDPATGELATWFCEPIGTRHANGKLVETWQPAALSQAAADNARSIAARISGAIAGRGVYSIELFVDGDEVYFSQATPRPDADGLLTRGTQRVDQFDLHTRATAGLPIDVTLTSPGAATFLHGVNPTTDQIAQAMAVEEVTVQVHEDTVMVLATADTVDEARERSAEAARYLEAGE from the coding sequence ATGACTACGGCGAAGCGCTCCAAGGTGCTGATTCTGGGCACGTCTGAGGTGGAGGAGGAGCTCGCAACTTCCTTCCGCCGCCTGGGCTACGAGGTACAGGTGGGCACCTTCGCCCAGGGCGCGCCGGGGGCGATGACCCCGGACATCACCGTGGCAGGGGAGGGCACCGACCTGGCCAAGCTGCGCGAGCTGGTGGAGACCACCGGCTGCGAGCTTTTCCCCACGGTGGAGGCCTGCCGCATGACCCGGAATCGGGAGGGCGTGCGCCGCACCGCGGCCGAGGAGCTCGGCTTGCCGACGATGGCGTACCAGTTCGCCGACTCCCTCGAAGCCCTCGAGACCTGCGCCGAAGAGGTCGGCTACCCACTGGTGGTCAAGCCCGGCCGCTCGACCGCGGGCGAGGGCCAATCCGTTGTGCGCGAGCCAAAAGAGTTGCGCGCCGCGTGGACGAAGGCGCACGCCGCCTCCGAGTCCGAATCCGGCGAGACTGAGCCGGTGGCAGTAGAGCAGTACATCGACTTCGACTACGAGGTCACCATCCTCACGGCTCGCTCCATCGACCCGGCGACCGGCGAGCTGGCCACGTGGTTCTGCGAGCCCATCGGCACCCGCCACGCGAACGGCAAACTCGTGGAGACCTGGCAGCCCGCAGCGCTCTCCCAGGCGGCCGCCGATAACGCCCGCTCGATCGCTGCGCGCATCAGCGGGGCCATTGCGGGCCGCGGCGTGTACTCGATTGAGCTGTTTGTCGACGGCGACGAGGTCTACTTCTCCCAGGCCACCCCACGCCCCGACGCCGACGGCTTGCTTACCCGCGGCACGCAGCGCGTAGACCAGTTCGATCTTCACACGCGGGCCACCGCGGGTCTGCCTATCGACGTCACGCTCACCTCCCCCGGTGCCGCCACCTTCCTCCACGGCGTGAACCCCACCACCGACCAGATCGCGCAGGCGATGGCGGTCGAGGAAGTCACGGTCCAGGTGCATGAAGACACTGTCATGGTGCTGGCAACTGCGGACACCGTAGATGAAGCGCGTGAGCGCTCGGCGGAGGCTGCGCGCTACCTAGAAGCGGGGGAGTAA